In Zhaonella formicivorans, one DNA window encodes the following:
- a CDS encoding DUF2273 domain-containing protein, whose translation MEWERVLEEILKNHRGKLFGIVLGLCFGLLAALFGFWKAVFIAFCIVIGYIVGKRIDENKNFKSLLEKLFED comes from the coding sequence ATGGAATGGGAAAGGGTATTAGAGGAGATACTTAAAAATCATCGGGGAAAATTGTTTGGTATTGTGTTGGGCCTGTGCTTTGGGTTGCTGGCTGCATTGTTTGGCTTTTGGAAAGCTGTTTTTATAGCTTTTTGTATAGTAATAGGCTACATAGTTGGAAAAAGAATTGATGAAAATAAGAATTTTAAAAGCCTCCTGGAAAAACTCTTTGAAGATTAA